One Planktothrix sp. FACHB-1365 DNA segment encodes these proteins:
- a CDS encoding isoaspartyl peptidase/L-asparaginase, which yields MVVQPKLIIHGGAGSSLQGKGGLEAVRKSLYQVIDEVYALLLKGASAKEAVVRGCQLLEDDPRFNAGTGSVLQSDGQIRMSAALMDGTLKRFSGVINVSRVKNPIDLAVFLQNASDHVLSDSGAAELARELQLPLYNPLTDQRLQEWLEDRKDNFKRSMANVVSEPAGTGTIGVVALDQNGQLVAGTSTGGKGFERIGRVSDSATPAGNYATDQAGVSCTGIGEDILDECLAAKIVTRVTDGQTLKAAFDKSFAEAHERQRDFGAIGIDATGAIAWGKTCDVILAAFHDGQNKGDSLEAPKGTQVFSGIY from the coding sequence ATGGTGGTTCAACCTAAACTGATTATTCATGGTGGTGCTGGCAGTTCTCTCCAAGGTAAAGGAGGGTTAGAAGCCGTTCGTAAATCCCTGTATCAAGTGATTGATGAAGTCTACGCCTTACTGTTGAAAGGGGCTAGTGCTAAAGAAGCGGTGGTGCGCGGCTGTCAACTCCTCGAAGATGATCCCCGATTTAATGCGGGTACAGGTTCCGTTTTACAGTCCGATGGCCAAATCCGCATGAGTGCCGCCTTAATGGATGGAACCTTAAAACGGTTTAGTGGCGTGATTAACGTTTCACGGGTCAAAAATCCCATCGATTTAGCCGTTTTCTTACAAAATGCCTCGGATCACGTTTTATCGGATTCTGGGGCGGCTGAATTAGCACGGGAACTGCAACTTCCTCTGTATAATCCCCTCACCGATCAACGATTACAAGAATGGCTAGAAGACCGTAAGGATAATTTTAAACGCAGTATGGCCAATGTTGTTTCCGAACCTGCGGGAACCGGAACTATTGGGGTTGTCGCCTTGGATCAAAATGGCCAATTAGTTGCCGGAACCTCAACCGGAGGAAAAGGGTTTGAACGCATCGGTCGAGTCAGTGACTCGGCGACTCCGGCGGGAAATTATGCTACGGATCAAGCGGGGGTGAGTTGTACCGGAATTGGGGAAGATATTCTCGATGAATGTTTAGCTGCCAAAATTGTAACGCGGGTCACGGATGGTCAAACGTTAAAAGCCGCCTTTGACAAATCCTTTGCAGAAGCTCATGAGCGTCAACGGGATTTTGGGGCCATTGGCATTGATGCAACGGGTGCGATCGCCTGGGGAAAAACCTGTGATGTGATTCTAGCTGCTTTTCACGACGGTCAAAACAAAGGTGATAGCCTGGAAGCGCCGAAAGGAACTCAAGTATTTTCTGGGATTTATTGA
- a CDS encoding serine hydrolase, giving the protein MAQRSPRQSFFSKLSASNSGSASSGPKSRNGNSSKSQPRRRSRGSTPPQPQPVPRRDRSPEPRQNVDPSRLESFDPLVSQLRQQAPRRPKSRQSPSQPGKRPRQKVTLASILSFLKPPISGSQRSRRSPRDRVATTSLPGRPRDQSVKRIRKKRRVSPMVYATRLLILGIGIGVISGTILSILNALGRSSAEANQTVNLTLEQQQNPNSNPSNTQVQPLQLTQEATDLKTAILALAQDSPKLKPGVFLVDLDTGNYVDISGETPIPAASTIKLPILVSFFQAVDEGRIRLDEILTMEEKHIAKGSGELQDKPIGSKFTALETATLMITNSDNTATNMIIDRLGGIESLNQQFVSWQLKQTQMQNILPDLEGTNKTTSKDLVTLMAEINQGKLVSVKSRDFMLRIMQQTRNRSLLPSGLGEGAFIAHKTGNIDTVSGDIGLIDMPNGKRYLVGVLVQREEDDPQAEELIRQISSTIYQYFDTSTNPVPNSEPSPDSDEVPDQNDQQ; this is encoded by the coding sequence GTGGCTCAACGATCTCCGCGTCAGTCGTTCTTCTCAAAACTTTCTGCTTCTAACTCTGGCTCTGCGTCCTCTGGGCCAAAGTCCCGCAATGGCAATTCGTCGAAATCACAGCCTCGGCGCCGTTCTCGTGGTTCAACTCCTCCTCAACCTCAACCTGTTCCTCGTCGGGATCGCTCACCAGAGCCCCGTCAGAACGTTGATCCCAGCCGTTTAGAGTCTTTTGATCCCCTGGTTTCTCAACTGCGACAACAAGCTCCTAGGCGACCCAAATCTCGTCAATCTCCCTCTCAACCGGGTAAACGGCCACGCCAGAAAGTCACCCTAGCTTCGATTTTATCGTTTCTCAAGCCTCCGATATCGGGGTCGCAACGATCTCGGCGTTCTCCAAGGGATCGAGTCGCGACAACTTCGCTTCCCGGTAGACCCAGGGATCAATCTGTAAAACGAATACGGAAAAAACGTCGGGTGTCGCCGATGGTTTACGCCACTCGTCTGTTAATTTTAGGAATTGGAATTGGTGTGATTTCAGGGACAATTCTTTCAATTTTAAATGCGTTGGGACGTTCGAGTGCAGAAGCAAATCAAACCGTTAATTTAACCTTAGAACAGCAACAAAACCCTAATTCTAACCCGTCTAATACTCAAGTTCAACCGTTACAACTCACTCAAGAAGCGACGGATTTAAAAACAGCAATTCTGGCTTTAGCTCAGGATTCACCCAAGTTAAAACCAGGGGTATTTCTGGTTGATTTAGATACGGGAAATTATGTTGATATTTCAGGAGAAACCCCCATACCTGCTGCTAGTACCATTAAACTTCCCATTTTAGTTTCATTTTTTCAAGCCGTTGATGAAGGGAGAATTCGTTTAGATGAAATTCTGACAATGGAGGAAAAGCACATCGCGAAAGGGTCTGGAGAACTCCAAGATAAACCCATCGGTAGTAAATTTACAGCTTTAGAAACAGCTACTTTAATGATTACCAATAGTGATAATACGGCTACCAATATGATTATTGATCGTTTGGGCGGTATTGAATCGTTGAATCAACAGTTTGTTTCTTGGCAATTAAAACAAACTCAAATGCAAAATATCCTGCCTGATTTGGAAGGAACTAATAAAACCACCAGCAAAGATTTAGTAACGTTAATGGCGGAAATCAATCAAGGGAAGTTGGTTTCTGTGAAATCCCGTGATTTTATGTTAAGAATTATGCAGCAAACTCGTAATCGTTCTTTATTACCCAGTGGTTTAGGAGAGGGTGCTTTTATTGCTCATAAAACAGGCAATATTGACACAGTTTCTGGGGATATTGGCTTAATTGATATGCCGAATGGAAAACGATATTTAGTGGGGGTATTAGTTCAACGAGAAGAGGATGATCCCCAAGCCGAAGAATTGATTCGTCAAATTTCTTCTACGATTTATCAATATTTTGATACCTCAACTAACCCTGTTCCTAATTCCGAACCTTCACCTGATTCCGATGAAGTTCCAGACCAAAATGATCAACAATAA
- a CDS encoding Uma2 family endonuclease yields MVISPVILNLDRVHLSDEQFYQLCQNNRDLKFERNAQGELTIMSPVGGESGNREADLIADLVIWNRQTKLGYTFSSSTIFKLPNGGDRSPDVAWIKKERWENLTPEQRRKFPPIAPDFVIELRSATDELEPLRQKMLEYLDAGVQLGWLINPQQQQVEIYRLEKPVELRNIPTELSGEKILPGFRLNLLLF; encoded by the coding sequence ATGGTTATTAGTCCTGTGATATTAAACTTAGATAGGGTTCATCTGAGTGATGAACAGTTTTATCAATTGTGTCAAAATAACCGAGACTTAAAATTTGAAAGAAATGCTCAGGGAGAATTAACTATTATGTCTCCAGTGGGGGGAGAAAGTGGAAATCGAGAAGCCGATCTCATTGCTGATTTAGTAATTTGGAATCGTCAAACAAAATTAGGTTATACTTTTAGTTCTTCAACAATTTTTAAACTTCCCAATGGGGGAGATCGTTCGCCGGATGTGGCTTGGATTAAAAAAGAACGTTGGGAAAATCTCACCCCTGAACAACGGCGAAAATTCCCGCCAATAGCACCAGATTTTGTCATAGAATTAAGGTCAGCAACGGATGAATTAGAACCTTTACGTCAAAAAATGTTAGAATATTTAGATGCAGGAGTTCAATTAGGTTGGTTAATTAATCCTCAACAGCAACAAGTTGAAATTTATCGCCTTGAAAAACCTGTAGAATTGAGGAATATTCCTACAGAATTATCCGGTGAGAAGATCTTACCGGGGTTTCGTTTAAATTTATTGCTGTTTTGA
- a CDS encoding chemotaxis protein CheA: protein MSNPPNKNFFEDFLEDYFAECEEHLAVIRRELLTLESWINQSQIERSHLNELFRCFHSIKGLSGMVGVGLAEELAHQMESYLRVLRDQKIALSSDGFDALIAGTKLLEQVITCHRTQTPPPDITDISTQLRAVIPNENVENPLSGLVTPVEFKLKPQEQETFNTAINNGETLWHFVFSPSTQLSEQGIRVNTIREHLQTFGQLIYTAPRMSEGNKILFDFILATTLPEIPFPETEQPGLTWQLYLKGRKPETADPEATPPEEDHPIPPAPPLPLSPSPLPLSPSSNVVRVDLPKLDDLMRMVGDLVMSRARLEDHFKSITSYLPSPQIRALQEINLMLERQLRDLRQGVMQVRLVPIGEIFARMQFVVRDLVRASEKQVTLEMSGQETEIDKFVVERMLDPLLHLVRNAVSHGIESPQERLEAGKPPQGTLKLRATTSGETVVIEIEDDGRGVDVETVIERVTTQTQLTETRSFVSLLENKHGEVAKPDQYNMMALLDILCSAGFSTKNEVDLVSGRGVGMSIVKNTVQELGGFLSLDTHKGQGTRFTIQLPLTLAITDALIISVSQQTFAIPQAAVLEVLEVSTSQIISFEKNEIVSYRNTVLPVIRLASIFPLSATYPQSNPPLCSLEPSSLMMIVVGSGENTVALVVDRVTGLREIVVTPLTDPFVQVTGIAGATELGDRRVVLILDVGALVRLATFA from the coding sequence GTGTCCAATCCGCCTAACAAAAATTTTTTCGAGGATTTCCTAGAAGATTATTTTGCAGAATGCGAAGAACATTTAGCCGTCATCAGACGAGAACTTCTAACCCTAGAATCCTGGATTAATCAATCCCAGATTGAGCGCTCTCACCTCAATGAATTATTTCGTTGTTTCCATTCCATCAAAGGATTATCAGGAATGGTCGGAGTGGGACTCGCGGAAGAATTAGCCCATCAAATGGAAAGCTATTTACGAGTCTTACGGGATCAAAAAATAGCTCTATCTTCTGACGGATTTGATGCTTTAATTGCGGGTACAAAACTTCTAGAACAAGTCATAACTTGTCACCGAACTCAAACCCCACCCCCCGATATTACCGACATTAGCACCCAACTGAGGGCGGTTATTCCTAACGAAAACGTCGAAAACCCCTTATCTGGCCTGGTTACCCCGGTAGAATTCAAACTCAAACCCCAAGAACAAGAAACATTCAACACCGCAATTAACAACGGCGAAACCCTTTGGCACTTTGTATTCTCACCGAGTACCCAACTCTCAGAACAGGGAATCCGAGTTAATACAATTCGAGAACACTTACAAACCTTCGGTCAATTAATTTATACTGCACCTCGCATGAGTGAGGGCAACAAAATTCTATTTGATTTCATCCTCGCCACCACTTTGCCAGAAATTCCCTTTCCAGAAACCGAGCAACCGGGCTTAACCTGGCAGCTTTACTTAAAAGGAAGGAAACCAGAAACAGCAGACCCGGAAGCGACCCCACCCGAAGAAGATCACCCAATTCCCCCCGCTCCCCCTCTCCCCCTCTCCCCTTCCCCCCTGCCCCTTTCCCCCTCCTCCAATGTGGTGCGTGTAGATTTACCGAAACTGGATGATTTGATGCGAATGGTGGGGGATTTGGTCATGAGTCGTGCCCGTTTAGAGGATCATTTCAAATCCATCACGTCCTATCTTCCCTCCCCTCAAATTCGAGCCCTACAAGAAATTAACTTAATGCTAGAACGACAATTACGAGATCTGCGTCAAGGGGTGATGCAAGTCCGTTTAGTTCCCATTGGTGAGATTTTTGCTCGGATGCAATTTGTCGTTCGGGATTTAGTGCGGGCCAGTGAAAAACAAGTCACTCTGGAAATGAGTGGACAGGAAACCGAAATTGATAAATTCGTGGTCGAACGAATGCTTGACCCCCTATTACATCTGGTGCGAAATGCCGTCAGTCATGGAATTGAATCTCCCCAAGAGCGCCTCGAAGCCGGGAAACCGCCCCAGGGAACCCTGAAACTGCGGGCAACAACCTCTGGGGAAACCGTCGTGATTGAAATTGAAGATGATGGTCGCGGTGTTGATGTTGAAACCGTTATTGAACGAGTCACGACCCAGACCCAACTCACTGAAACTCGATCCTTTGTTTCTCTGCTGGAAAACAAACATGGGGAAGTCGCAAAGCCCGATCAATATAATATGATGGCGTTATTAGATATTCTGTGCAGTGCCGGATTTTCCACTAAAAATGAAGTGGATTTAGTGTCGGGACGGGGGGTAGGGATGTCAATTGTTAAAAATACCGTTCAGGAGTTAGGGGGGTTCCTGAGTTTAGATACCCATAAAGGTCAAGGAACTCGATTTACGATTCAACTTCCCCTCACCTTAGCAATTACAGATGCTTTGATTATTTCTGTATCTCAACAAACCTTTGCTATTCCCCAAGCGGCGGTGCTGGAAGTGCTAGAAGTTTCGACATCCCAAATTATTTCGTTTGAGAAGAACGAAATTGTCAGCTATCGCAACACGGTTTTACCCGTGATCCGTCTAGCCTCAATTTTCCCCCTTTCTGCCACCTATCCCCAGTCAAACCCGCCCTTGTGTTCCCTAGAACCCTCATCCTTAATGATGATTGTGGTCGGAAGTGGAGAAAATACCGTCGCTTTAGTCGTGGATCGGGTGACGGGACTACGAGAAATTGTAGTCACACCCTTAACCGATCCCTTTGTCCAAGTGACAGGAATAGCTGGAGCCACAGAACTTGGAGATCGCCGGGTGGTTTTAATTTTAGATGTGGGTGCTTTAGTCCGACTTGCCACGTTTGCTTGA
- a CDS encoding RNA methyltransferase, translating to MSQTVSENTRLTFIRIVLVEPAGALNVGSVARVMKNMGLEQLILVNPHCDPLGDEAKRMAVHAVDILEQAIIVSSLPEALTGCQRAIATTARSRSQALPTDLEEPRTVLPWLLDCPSALIFGPEDRGLNNHELSYAQRFLRIPSSSSYPSLNLAQAVGVCCYELRYLALEIQPTPAQPMESPNPSTVPLEVLEGYYQQLETLLLRVGYLYPHTSNSRMKKFRRLFNRANLTGEEVAMLRGILSQVEWAINCNNFVAIDDTLKASPD from the coding sequence ATGTCACAGACCGTTTCTGAGAACACCCGATTAACTTTCATCCGCATTGTGTTAGTTGAACCCGCAGGGGCGTTAAATGTGGGTTCAGTGGCGCGGGTGATGAAAAATATGGGATTAGAGCAATTAATATTAGTCAACCCCCATTGTGATCCCCTGGGGGATGAAGCCAAAAGAATGGCTGTTCATGCGGTTGATATTTTAGAACAAGCTATCATCGTTTCGTCTCTACCCGAAGCCTTAACCGGATGTCAACGAGCGATCGCAACCACAGCCCGATCTCGCTCCCAAGCATTACCCACTGATTTAGAAGAACCCAGAACGGTTTTACCTTGGTTATTAGATTGTCCTTCAGCTTTAATTTTTGGCCCAGAAGATCGAGGTTTAAATAATCATGAATTGAGTTATGCTCAACGATTTCTGCGTATTCCTTCCAGTTCTAGTTATCCGTCTTTAAATTTAGCTCAAGCTGTTGGAGTGTGTTGTTATGAATTACGATATTTAGCGTTAGAAATCCAACCCACTCCAGCACAGCCAATGGAAAGCCCCAACCCTTCTACCGTTCCCTTAGAGGTCTTAGAGGGATATTATCAACAGTTGGAAACCTTGTTACTTCGGGTTGGATATTTGTATCCCCATACCAGCAATAGCCGCATGAAAAAATTCCGGCGTTTGTTTAATCGTGCTAATTTAACGGGGGAAGAAGTGGCAATGTTACGCGGTATCTTAAGTCAAGTCGAATGGGCAATAAACTGTAACAATTTTGTGGCAATTGATGATACCCTAAAAGCGTCGCCCGATTAA
- a CDS encoding DUF2256 domain-containing protein, whose protein sequence is MVRVPSKSDLPTKICPVCDRPFTGRKKWANCWDEVKYCSERCRRRRSSSTPEIEHPQ, encoded by the coding sequence ATGGTGCGCGTGCCATCCAAATCCGACTTACCGACAAAAATTTGTCCCGTTTGCGATCGCCCCTTCACCGGGCGAAAAAAATGGGCAAACTGTTGGGATGAAGTCAAATATTGTTCTGAACGCTGCCGTCGTCGTCGTTCTTCTTCTACCCCAGAGATAGAACACCCCCAATAA
- a CDS encoding chemotaxis protein CheW, translated as MSDVLTSTQPYILFELADTTFGIPSQIVQQMEMIEQITPVPNTLPFVEGVVFSRGQVIPAINLRVRFGLEKTSYNLRTRLIVIHSHHRTVGLIVDTAREFIAIPEQTIQPPPEGISNLSGRYLAGIATLGQRVILILNVEELLINQSSVISHQSSV; from the coding sequence ATGTCAGACGTCTTAACTTCAACTCAACCCTATATTTTATTTGAACTAGCTGATACAACCTTTGGCATTCCCTCTCAAATTGTGCAGCAAATGGAAATGATTGAACAAATTACCCCCGTTCCTAACACTTTACCCTTTGTGGAAGGAGTTGTTTTTTCGAGGGGACAAGTCATTCCCGCCATTAATTTACGAGTCCGATTTGGACTGGAGAAAACCTCTTATAATCTACGAACTCGTTTAATTGTGATTCATTCCCATCATCGTACCGTTGGATTAATTGTAGATACGGCTAGGGAATTTATCGCAATCCCAGAGCAAACTATTCAACCCCCACCCGAAGGAATCTCTAATTTAAGCGGTCGATATTTAGCGGGAATTGCCACCTTAGGACAACGAGTTATCTTGATTCTCAATGTTGAAGAATTACTGATCAATCAGTCATCAGTTATCAGTCATCAGTCATCAGTGTAG
- a CDS encoding response regulator, which yields MQTILALSAQGVWIMRRILVVDDSATMRKMVIASLRDLTDVSFSEAGNGLEAIEQLEVAPFDLMILDLNMPDMHGLEVLKFVLGHPSYHDTPIVILTTKGDENSRSKAIAAGAACYLTKPFEPKFLASEIRQLLTSVSV from the coding sequence ATGCAAACTATTCTTGCCTTATCCGCTCAAGGAGTGTGGATTATGAGACGGATTTTAGTGGTTGATGATTCAGCAACGATGCGAAAAATGGTAATCGCGTCTTTGCGAGATTTAACTGATGTTAGTTTTAGTGAAGCGGGGAATGGTTTAGAAGCAATTGAACAACTGGAAGTGGCTCCCTTTGATTTGATGATATTGGATTTGAATATGCCCGATATGCACGGGTTAGAAGTTCTAAAATTTGTTTTAGGACATCCCAGTTATCACGATACACCGATTGTGATTCTGACAACTAAGGGTGATGAAAATAGTCGGAGTAAAGCCATTGCCGCAGGTGCAGCTTGTTATTTAACCAAACCCTTTGAGCCTAAATTCTTAGCGAGTGAAATTCGCCAGTTACTAACTTCAGTTTCAGTGTGA